Proteins found in one Paraburkholderia caballeronis genomic segment:
- a CDS encoding TonB-dependent receptor plug domain-containing protein, giving the protein MNTPLGPRAARIALLALGVPLAAFAQSSAPVAPDTGAASASAASSAQSASSASAIAASIPAGDSISPGDPRTLAPIVVTAQRGPQPLADAIPQTTQFDAQDIADTTARDLPGLLQLAPGAQILRNGGPGASASLYLRGSNADQSLVLIDGVRVDSVSLGSAQIEQIPLDQIDRVEVVNGNVSALYGSGAIGGIVQIFTKDGGDHPPRFNFEVEYGSYHTQRQQAGVSGALDADGSTTFSVSLARAKDDGFSAIDPARAPVNPNPNGYLNESVSASLRHRFNDRWDAGVRYFQVYGYSSYDNPYGMPTDLNDVYSRVQQASVFANGRLTDWWTTHFTAAMGNDRNQNALNGVYTDRYDTDNRQYTWQNDIAFAPQQKLQVGYEHLDQTLDSNSYAAPDRHVDSGFVGYTGRFGASQIQANLRHDQYSDFGGANSYYVGYGFDFDRHWKATASWSDSFRAPSFNDLFYPMYGNPLLRPERSHSVEAALQYASDALGVVRVNLFQTRYTNLIESVAQPTPGIYMAENVGNAKVQGVEGAWRGRVGKTDVRASVTFQNPVDEDNHTDLDRRARRFASFAANRNVGGWRVGGEWLVSGPRNDGGAELGGFGIVNLSARYNITKSWYVAAQIQNLFDKDYELVYTYNTPRRGAYLTLGWQQQ; this is encoded by the coding sequence ATGAACACGCCCCTCGGCCCGCGCGCCGCGCGTATTGCGCTGCTTGCGCTCGGCGTGCCGCTCGCGGCGTTCGCGCAGTCGTCCGCGCCCGTTGCGCCGGATACCGGCGCGGCGTCCGCGTCAGCCGCTTCGTCTGCACAATCCGCTTCGTCCGCATCGGCGATCGCGGCTTCGATACCCGCAGGCGATTCGATTTCACCCGGCGATCCGCGCACGCTCGCGCCGATCGTCGTCACCGCGCAGCGCGGCCCGCAGCCGCTCGCGGACGCGATCCCGCAAACCACGCAGTTCGACGCGCAGGACATCGCCGACACCACCGCGCGCGATCTGCCCGGTCTGCTGCAACTCGCGCCCGGCGCGCAGATCCTGCGCAACGGCGGGCCGGGCGCGTCGGCGAGCCTCTATCTGCGCGGCTCGAATGCCGACCAGTCGCTCGTGCTGATCGACGGCGTGCGGGTCGATTCGGTGAGCCTCGGCAGCGCGCAGATCGAGCAGATTCCGCTCGACCAGATCGACCGCGTGGAAGTCGTGAACGGCAACGTGTCCGCGCTGTATGGGTCCGGCGCGATCGGCGGCATCGTGCAGATCTTCACGAAGGACGGCGGCGATCATCCGCCGCGCTTCAACTTCGAGGTCGAGTACGGCAGTTATCACACGCAGCGGCAGCAGGCGGGCGTGTCCGGCGCGCTCGACGCGGACGGCAGCACGACCTTCAGCGTGTCGCTCGCACGCGCGAAGGACGACGGCTTCTCCGCGATCGATCCGGCGCGCGCGCCGGTCAATCCGAACCCGAACGGTTATCTGAACGAGAGCGTGTCCGCGTCGTTGCGGCACCGCTTCAACGATCGCTGGGACGCGGGCGTGCGCTATTTCCAGGTGTACGGCTACAGCAGCTACGACAATCCGTACGGGATGCCAACCGATCTGAACGACGTGTACAGCCGCGTGCAGCAGGCGTCCGTGTTCGCGAACGGCAGGCTGACCGACTGGTGGACGACGCACTTCACGGCGGCGATGGGCAACGACCGCAACCAGAACGCGCTGAACGGCGTTTATACGGACCGCTACGACACGGACAATCGCCAGTACACGTGGCAGAACGACATCGCGTTCGCGCCGCAACAGAAACTGCAGGTCGGCTACGAGCATCTGGACCAGACGCTCGATTCGAACAGCTACGCGGCGCCCGACCGTCACGTCGATTCGGGTTTCGTCGGCTACACGGGCCGCTTCGGCGCGAGCCAGATCCAGGCGAACCTGCGGCACGACCAGTATTCGGATTTCGGCGGCGCGAACAGTTACTACGTCGGTTACGGTTTCGACTTCGACCGTCACTGGAAGGCGACGGCGAGCTGGTCCGATTCGTTTCGCGCGCCGTCGTTCAACGACCTGTTTTATCCGATGTACGGCAATCCGCTGCTGCGTCCCGAGCGCAGCCATTCGGTCGAGGCCGCGTTGCAGTACGCGTCCGATGCGCTCGGCGTGGTCCGCGTGAACCTGTTCCAGACGCGCTATACGAACCTGATCGAATCGGTCGCGCAGCCGACGCCGGGCATCTACATGGCGGAGAACGTCGGCAACGCGAAGGTGCAGGGCGTCGAGGGCGCGTGGCGCGGCCGCGTCGGCAAGACCGACGTGCGGGCGTCGGTCACGTTCCAGAATCCGGTCGACGAGGACAACCACACCGACCTCGACCGGCGCGCGCGGCGCTTCGCGTCGTTCGCGGCGAACCGCAACGTCGGCGGCTGGCGCGTCGGCGGCGAATGGCTCGTCAGCGGGCCGCGCAACGACGGCGGCGCCGAACTCGGCGGCTTCGGCATCGTGAACCTGTCCGCGCGATATAACATCACGAAGTCGTGGTACGTCGCCGCGCAAATCCAGAACCTCTTCGACAAGGACTATGAGCTGGTCTACACGTACAACACGCCGCGTCGCGGCGCGTATCTCACGCTCGGCTGGCAGCAGCAGTGA
- a CDS encoding ATPase has protein sequence MLNELETLSQNIGRLIEINQRHHEARLALEEQLAQLRAQCDATRAELEQVREERNGLQAERDALSAKIDDAQVRLNAILEKLPRARSQSEPDNQLDLLDPARQSDDGEDSNAARHGENA, from the coding sequence ATGCTCAACGAACTCGAAACACTCTCACAGAACATCGGGCGGCTGATTGAAATCAATCAGCGCCACCATGAGGCGCGCCTCGCGCTCGAAGAGCAACTCGCGCAACTGCGCGCGCAATGTGATGCGACGCGTGCGGAACTCGAACAGGTGCGCGAGGAACGTAATGGATTGCAGGCGGAACGCGATGCGTTGTCGGCGAAGATCGACGACGCGCAGGTGCGCCTGAACGCGATCCTCGAAAAGCTGCCGCGCGCCCGCTCGCAGTCCGAGCCGGACAACCAGCTCGATCTGCTCGACCCGGCGCGTCAGTCCGACGACGGTGAAGACAGCAACGCGGCCCGCCACGGAGAAAATGCATGA
- a CDS encoding cell division protein ZapA encodes MTTKQIEATILDQTYRLVCSPETEAALLEAVARVDAEMSKIRSHSNVRGIDRIAVMAALSLASELLKLQTSVRHGEAFPADEIRRTMRQMNEQLGTVIQQYGVQ; translated from the coding sequence ATGACGACCAAGCAGATCGAAGCGACGATTCTCGACCAGACCTATCGTCTCGTGTGTTCGCCCGAGACCGAAGCGGCGCTGCTCGAAGCGGTCGCGCGCGTCGACGCGGAGATGTCGAAGATCCGCTCGCACAGCAACGTGCGCGGCATCGATCGCATCGCGGTGATGGCCGCGCTGTCGCTCGCATCGGAACTGCTGAAGCTGCAGACGAGCGTGCGTCATGGGGAGGCATTCCCCGCGGACGAAATCCGTCGTACAATGCGGCAAATGAATGAGCAGCTCGGCACGGTGATCCAGCAGTACGGCGTGCAGTAA
- a CDS encoding EVE domain-containing protein: MRYWLMKSEPDEASIDDLADAPHRTLPWTGVRNYQARNFMRDSMQVGDGVLFYHSSCPEPGIAGLAKVSSTAYPDPTQFDPKSPYFDPKSTQETPRWLLVDVVFAKKTPLIPLAALREHDELAGMRVLAKGNRLSITPVTAHEWNFITKRLM; encoded by the coding sequence ATGCGCTACTGGCTGATGAAGTCCGAACCCGACGAAGCAAGCATCGACGACCTCGCGGATGCGCCGCATCGCACGTTGCCGTGGACCGGCGTGCGCAACTATCAGGCGCGCAACTTCATGCGCGATTCGATGCAGGTCGGCGACGGCGTGCTGTTCTATCACTCAAGCTGTCCGGAGCCCGGCATCGCGGGGCTCGCGAAGGTGTCGTCCACCGCGTATCCGGACCCGACCCAGTTCGATCCGAAGAGTCCGTACTTCGATCCGAAATCGACGCAGGAGACACCGCGCTGGCTGCTCGTCGACGTCGTGTTCGCGAAGAAGACGCCGCTGATTCCGCTCGCCGCGCTACGCGAGCACGACGAACTCGCCGGCATGCGCGTGCTCGCGAAGGGCAACCGGCTGTCGATCACGCCGGTGACCGCACACGAGTGGAACTTCATCACGAAGCGGCTGATGTGA
- a CDS encoding SIMPL domain-containing protein (The SIMPL domain is named for its presence in mouse protein SIMPL (signalling molecule that associates with mouse pelle-like kinase). Bacterial member BP26, from Brucella, was shown to assemble into a channel-like structure, while YggE from E. coli has been associated with resistance to oxidative stress.) produces MTRKTVMTLAAAFAVAAPLALSLAPRVAFAQSDARYQPSGVLSLAAQASAEIPQDVVTITLFYEQEASDPSSLTSTLNQRADAALQRAKGVSGVTARSGQFSIFPSTDRDGRISAWRGRTEVVLESRDFAAASKLAGDLSSAMQVGNVQFSLSPEAQRAAEQKLTGEAIASFRDQAAAGARAFGYSGYSIREVNIGHSGAAPRPMMMMSARAMSADAKMAQPLSLEGGTSTVMVNVSGSVQMK; encoded by the coding sequence ATGACTCGAAAAACCGTGATGACGCTCGCGGCCGCGTTCGCCGTGGCCGCGCCGCTTGCGCTGTCACTCGCGCCGCGCGTCGCGTTTGCGCAGAGCGACGCGCGTTATCAGCCGTCCGGCGTGCTGTCGCTCGCCGCGCAGGCGAGCGCGGAAATCCCGCAGGACGTCGTCACGATCACGCTGTTCTACGAGCAGGAAGCGAGCGATCCGTCGTCGCTGACGTCCACGCTGAACCAGCGGGCGGACGCCGCGTTGCAGCGCGCGAAAGGCGTGAGCGGCGTCACCGCGCGCTCCGGGCAGTTCTCGATCTTCCCGTCGACCGATCGCGACGGCCGCATCTCCGCATGGCGCGGCCGCACCGAGGTCGTGCTCGAATCGCGCGACTTCGCGGCCGCATCGAAGCTCGCGGGCGACCTGTCGTCGGCGATGCAGGTCGGCAACGTGCAGTTCTCGCTGTCGCCGGAAGCGCAGCGCGCGGCCGAGCAGAAGCTGACCGGCGAGGCGATCGCGTCGTTCCGCGACCAGGCCGCGGCCGGCGCGCGCGCGTTCGGCTACAGCGGGTATTCGATCCGCGAGGTCAACATCGGCCACTCGGGCGCCGCGCCGCGTCCGATGATGATGATGAGCGCGCGCGCGATGTCCGCGGACGCGAAGATGGCGCAGCCGCTGTCGCTCGAAGGCGGCACGTCGACGGTGATGGTCAACGTGTCCGGCTCCGTGCAGATGAAGTAA
- the lgt gene encoding prolipoprotein diacylglyceryl transferase, with product MLIHPNFDPVAIHLGPLAVRWYGLMYLVGFVLAIVIGRLRLRLPHVAAQGWTAKDIDDILFYGVLGTILGGRLGYVLFYKASWYFAHPLDIFKVWEGGMSFHGGFLGVTFAMVLFAWQRGRTWLQVTDFIAPMVPTGLAAGRLGNFINGELWGRVTDPSAPWAMLFPGASNEDGAWLAAHPQQAAQWHLADVFAQYHMLPRHPSQLYEIALEGIVLFLVLILFSRKPRPVGAVSAVFLIGYGLARFTVEFAREPDDFLGLLALGLSMGQWLSLPMIVAGVLMLVWAYRRAGRNGAQTVGAGG from the coding sequence ATGCTCATTCACCCGAATTTCGACCCCGTAGCCATTCACCTGGGGCCGCTCGCCGTGCGCTGGTACGGCCTGATGTATCTCGTCGGCTTCGTTCTCGCGATCGTCATCGGACGGCTGAGGCTGCGCCTGCCGCACGTCGCCGCGCAGGGCTGGACCGCGAAGGACATCGACGACATCCTGTTCTACGGCGTGCTCGGCACGATCCTCGGCGGCCGGCTCGGCTACGTGCTGTTCTACAAGGCGAGCTGGTACTTCGCGCATCCGCTCGACATCTTCAAGGTGTGGGAAGGCGGGATGTCGTTCCACGGCGGCTTCCTCGGCGTGACGTTCGCGATGGTGCTGTTCGCGTGGCAGCGCGGCCGCACCTGGCTGCAGGTGACCGACTTCATCGCGCCGATGGTGCCGACCGGGCTCGCGGCCGGGCGCCTCGGCAACTTCATCAACGGCGAGTTGTGGGGCCGCGTGACCGATCCGTCCGCGCCGTGGGCGATGCTGTTTCCGGGCGCGTCGAACGAGGACGGCGCGTGGCTCGCCGCGCATCCGCAGCAGGCCGCGCAATGGCATCTCGCGGACGTTTTCGCGCAGTACCACATGCTGCCGCGCCATCCTTCGCAGCTCTATGAAATCGCGCTCGAAGGGATCGTGCTGTTTCTCGTGCTGATCCTGTTCTCGCGCAAGCCGCGGCCGGTCGGCGCGGTGTCCGCGGTGTTCCTGATCGGCTATGGACTCGCGCGCTTCACCGTCGAGTTCGCGCGCGAGCCGGACGACTTCCTCGGCCTGCTCGCGCTCGGCCTGTCGATGGGGCAGTGGCTGTCGCTGCCGATGATCGTCGCCGGCGTGCTGATGCTGGTCTGGGCGTATCGCCGCGCGGGCCGCAACGGCGCGCAGACGGTCGGCGCAGGGGGCTGA
- a CDS encoding LysR family transcriptional regulator, which yields MNSTVPDLRQLRYFVAVAEEQHFGRAAARLSMTQPPLSQAIRALEDTLGVELFARTRRSVELTPVGADLLPEVRRLLAAAEALRPLAQSLARGEAGVLSLAFVSTADYGLLPLLLRDFGARHPRVRLQLAEATSDVQIEELVAGRIDAGLVIAPLPPRHAAQLSYLPVAREPLVIAMPAELAARAGAAADLDWSDVPVSLGDLADAPLVVFPRRLAPGFYDIIMDCYGAAGLAPRVGQEAIQMQTIVSLVSAGMGVALVPQSLRNLRRTGVVYRPLAQRATTIETGLVWRTGEVSPVLAGFIEIVRAHAAKAGAVKGDAAANPNPGGR from the coding sequence ATGAATTCGACGGTTCCCGATCTGCGCCAGCTACGCTACTTCGTCGCGGTCGCCGAGGAGCAGCATTTCGGCCGCGCGGCGGCGCGGCTGTCGATGACGCAGCCGCCGCTGTCGCAGGCGATCCGCGCGCTGGAGGATACGCTCGGCGTCGAGCTGTTCGCGCGCACGCGGCGCTCGGTCGAGCTGACGCCGGTCGGCGCGGACCTGCTGCCCGAGGTGCGCCGGCTGCTCGCGGCCGCCGAGGCGCTGCGGCCGCTTGCGCAGAGCCTCGCGCGCGGCGAGGCGGGCGTGCTGTCGCTCGCGTTCGTGTCGACCGCCGACTACGGGCTGCTGCCGCTCCTGCTGCGCGACTTCGGCGCGCGCCATCCGCGCGTGCGGCTGCAACTCGCGGAGGCGACGAGCGACGTGCAGATCGAGGAACTGGTCGCGGGCCGCATCGACGCGGGCCTCGTGATCGCGCCGCTGCCGCCGCGCCACGCGGCGCAGCTATCGTATCTGCCGGTCGCGCGCGAGCCGCTGGTGATCGCGATGCCGGCCGAACTGGCCGCGCGCGCGGGCGCGGCGGCCGATCTCGACTGGTCCGACGTGCCGGTCAGTCTCGGCGATCTCGCGGATGCGCCGCTCGTCGTTTTCCCAAGACGTCTGGCGCCAGGCTTTTATGACATCATTATGGATTGCTACGGCGCGGCCGGGCTTGCGCCGCGCGTCGGCCAGGAGGCGATCCAGATGCAGACGATCGTGAGCCTCGTGTCCGCCGGGATGGGTGTCGCACTGGTGCCGCAATCGCTGCGTAACCTGCGGCGCACCGGCGTCGTCTACCGGCCGCTCGCGCAGCGCGCGACGACGATCGAGACGGGCCTCGTGTGGCGCACCGGCGAAGTGAGCCCGGTGCTCGCGGGTTTCATCGAGATCGTGCGCGCCCATGCGGCGAAGGCCGGCGCGGTGAAGGGCGATGCAGCGGCGAACCCGAATCCGGGCGGGCGATGA
- the ilvD gene encoding dihydroxy-acid dehydratase has protein sequence MSYNRRSKNITQGVARSPNRSMYYALGYQKSDFDKPMIGVANGHSTITPCNAGLQRLTDAAVEAIKASDANPQTFGTPTISDGMSMGTEGMKYSLVSREVIADCIETCVQGQWMDGVVVIGGCDKNMPGGMMAIARANVPAVYVYGGTIKPGNWKGKDLTIVSSFEAVGEFTAGRLSQEDFEGVEKNACPTTGSCGGMYTANTMSSSFEALGMSLLYSSTMANPDQEKVDSAAESARVLVEAVKKDLKPRDIITKKSIENAVSLIMATGGSTNAVLHYLAIAHAAEVDWTIEDFERIRKRVPVICDLKPSGQFVATDLHRAGGIPQVLKILLDAGLLHGDCMTVTGKTIAEELKDVPSAPRADQKVIFPIDQALYSEGHLAILKGNLATEGAVAKITGLKNPVITGPARVFEDEQSAMEAILADKIKAGDVVVLRYLGPKGGPGMPEMLAPTSAIIGKGLGESVGLITDGRFSGGTWGMVVGHVAPEAFAGGTIALVHEGDSITIDAHKLLLQLNVDDAELERRRAAWKQPAPRYTRGVLAKYAALALPANRGAVTG, from the coding sequence ATGTCGTACAACCGTCGTTCGAAAAACATCACGCAAGGCGTCGCGCGTTCGCCGAACCGTTCGATGTATTACGCGCTCGGCTATCAGAAGAGCGATTTCGACAAGCCGATGATCGGCGTCGCCAACGGCCATTCGACCATCACGCCGTGCAACGCGGGCCTGCAACGCCTGACCGACGCGGCCGTCGAGGCGATCAAGGCCTCCGACGCGAACCCGCAGACCTTCGGCACGCCGACGATCTCGGACGGCATGTCGATGGGCACCGAGGGCATGAAGTATTCGCTCGTGTCGCGCGAAGTGATCGCCGACTGCATCGAGACCTGCGTGCAGGGCCAGTGGATGGACGGCGTCGTCGTGATCGGCGGCTGCGACAAGAACATGCCGGGCGGCATGATGGCCATCGCGCGCGCGAACGTGCCGGCCGTGTATGTGTACGGCGGCACCATCAAGCCGGGCAACTGGAAGGGCAAGGACCTGACGATCGTGTCGTCGTTCGAGGCCGTCGGCGAATTCACCGCGGGCCGCCTGTCGCAGGAAGATTTCGAAGGGGTCGAAAAGAACGCGTGCCCGACCACGGGTTCGTGCGGCGGCATGTACACCGCGAACACGATGAGTTCGTCGTTCGAGGCGCTCGGCATGTCGCTGCTGTACTCGTCGACGATGGCGAACCCGGACCAGGAGAAGGTCGACTCGGCGGCCGAGTCGGCGCGCGTGCTGGTCGAGGCGGTGAAAAAGGATCTGAAGCCGCGCGACATCATCACGAAGAAGTCGATCGAGAACGCGGTGTCGCTGATCATGGCGACCGGCGGCTCGACGAACGCGGTGCTGCACTACCTGGCGATCGCGCACGCGGCCGAAGTGGACTGGACGATCGAGGACTTCGAGCGTATCCGCAAGCGCGTGCCGGTGATCTGCGACCTGAAGCCGTCGGGCCAGTTCGTCGCGACCGACCTGCATCGCGCGGGCGGCATTCCGCAGGTGCTGAAGATCCTGCTCGACGCGGGCCTGCTGCACGGCGACTGCATGACGGTCACCGGCAAGACGATCGCCGAGGAACTGAAGGACGTGCCGTCGGCGCCGCGCGCGGACCAGAAGGTGATTTTCCCGATCGACCAGGCGCTGTACAGCGAAGGCCACCTCGCGATCCTGAAGGGCAACCTCGCGACGGAAGGCGCGGTCGCGAAGATCACCGGCCTGAAGAACCCGGTCATCACCGGCCCGGCGCGCGTGTTCGAAGATGAGCAGAGCGCGATGGAAGCGATCCTCGCGGACAAGATCAAGGCAGGCGACGTCGTCGTGCTGCGTTACCTCGGACCGAAGGGCGGCCCGGGTATGCCGGAGATGCTCGCGCCGACGTCGGCGATCATCGGCAAGGGGCTCGGCGAATCGGTGGGCCTCATCACCGACGGCCGCTTCTCGGGCGGCACGTGGGGGATGGTGGTCGGCCACGTCGCGCCGGAAGCGTTCGCGGGCGGCACGATCGCGCTCGTGCACGAAGGCGATTCGATCACGATCGACGCGCACAAGCTGCTGCTGCAACTGAACGTCGACGACGCCGAACTGGAGCGCCGCCGCGCCGCCTGGAAGCAGCCGGCCCCGCGTTACACGCGCGGCGTGCTCGCGAAGTATGCGGCGCTCGCGCTGCCGGCGAACCGCGGCGCAGTGACCGGCTGA
- a CDS encoding c-type cytochrome: protein MNLGSHAKTTIATLAAAFALGGAGAAAAQSSGPQGLALAQQQNCMSCHSVSRTFMGPALRDVAAKYAARPDAQSYLARKITDGSSGVWGPVQMPANTQLSGAQAAALASWVLSLK, encoded by the coding sequence ATGAATCTCGGGTCGCACGCGAAAACGACAATAGCGACGTTGGCCGCCGCCTTCGCGCTCGGCGGCGCCGGCGCGGCCGCCGCGCAGTCATCGGGGCCGCAGGGCCTCGCGCTCGCACAGCAGCAGAACTGCATGAGTTGCCACTCGGTGAGCCGCACGTTCATGGGACCGGCGCTGCGCGACGTCGCCGCGAAATATGCGGCGCGGCCCGATGCGCAGAGTTATCTCGCGCGCAAGATCACGGACGGCAGCAGCGGCGTCTGGGGACCGGTGCAGATGCCCGCGAACACGCAGTTGAGCGGCGCGCAGGCCGCCGCGCTCGCAAGCTGGGTTCTTTCGTTGAAGTGA
- a CDS encoding DUF2486 family protein, with protein sequence MYDPSIPLLTDILVSGDPARARSAPPLALSVAEQPAVAATAAFMDSGAGEYEADALVERLRGRCLTWLAGDGRSVVESRCRAALNEHSDWLVGQITREVGLALETELAGWVRDAMRDEAASRAGRPPSTGV encoded by the coding sequence ATGTACGACCCTTCGATTCCGCTGCTGACCGACATCCTCGTGTCGGGCGATCCGGCGCGCGCGCGCAGCGCGCCGCCGCTGGCGCTGTCGGTCGCGGAACAGCCGGCCGTCGCGGCGACGGCCGCGTTCATGGACTCCGGCGCCGGCGAGTACGAAGCCGATGCGCTCGTCGAGCGGCTGCGCGGCCGCTGCCTGACGTGGCTCGCGGGCGACGGGCGGTCGGTGGTCGAGTCGCGCTGCCGCGCGGCGTTGAACGAACATTCGGACTGGCTGGTCGGCCAGATCACGCGTGAAGTCGGCCTCGCGCTCGAAACCGAACTGGCCGGCTGGGTGCGCGATGCGATGCGCGACGAAGCGGCGTCGCGCGCGGGCCGTCCGCCGTCCACTGGCGTATAG
- a CDS encoding DNA polymerase III subunit chi yields MTRIDFHTNVGDSLLYACRLVRKAYQAGTQAVVLAEPQRLRAFDEMLWTFSPLDFVPHCMAENTNAAQTPVVLAADLERAPHHGVLLNLGAAVPQQFARFERLLEVVGNAPEELAAGRDRYRFYRDRGYTLNNYRQGA; encoded by the coding sequence ATGACGCGGATCGACTTCCATACGAACGTCGGCGATTCGCTGCTGTATGCGTGCCGGCTCGTGCGCAAGGCCTATCAGGCGGGCACGCAGGCGGTGGTGCTCGCGGAGCCGCAGCGGCTGCGCGCGTTCGACGAGATGCTGTGGACGTTCTCGCCGCTCGACTTCGTGCCGCACTGCATGGCCGAAAACACGAACGCCGCGCAGACGCCGGTCGTGCTGGCGGCGGACCTCGAACGCGCGCCGCATCATGGCGTGCTGCTGAATCTCGGCGCGGCGGTGCCGCAGCAGTTCGCGCGCTTCGAGCGGCTGCTCGAAGTGGTCGGCAACGCGCCGGAAGAACTCGCCGCGGGCCGCGACCGCTACCGGTTCTACCGCGATCGCGGGTATACGCTCAACAACTACCGGCAGGGCGCGTGA
- a CDS encoding leucyl aminopeptidase — protein MDFSIKACDWSKGGEGPFLTGKSDCIVVGVFEAQTLSGAAFAIDAATGGLISRIVKAGDMDGKAGSTLFLPEVSGIGASRVLLVGLGKQDAFGQKAYGDAAKAAWRAILGTKIAQVTFALAQLPIKDRSADWAVRTAILALRELTYRFTQMKSKPEPAPRALRRVVFSVDAGDEKAVKLAAKQGAAIANGMDLTRDLGNLPGNVCTPTYLANTAKKLARDWKLKVEVLGDRQIEALKMGAFLAVTKGSVEPPQFIVLQYQGGAAKAAPVVLVGKGITFDTGGISLKPGEGMDEMKYDMCGAGSVLGTIRAIAEMGLKLNVVGIIPTCENMPAGNATKPGDIVTSMAGLTIEVLNTDAEGRLILCDALTYAARFKPAAVVDIATLTGACIIALGHHNSGLFSKDDALAGELLDASREAGDPAWRLPLDDEYQDQLKSNFADLANIGGRPAGSVTAACFLSRFTDAYPWAHLDIAGTAWKSGAAKGATGRPVPLLTQFLIDRAGQ, from the coding sequence ATGGACTTTAGCATAAAAGCCTGTGATTGGAGCAAAGGCGGGGAAGGCCCGTTCCTGACCGGCAAATCGGACTGCATCGTGGTCGGCGTGTTCGAGGCGCAAACGCTGTCGGGCGCGGCTTTCGCGATCGACGCCGCGACGGGCGGCCTGATCTCGCGCATCGTCAAGGCCGGCGACATGGACGGCAAGGCGGGCTCCACGCTGTTCCTGCCGGAAGTGTCGGGCATCGGCGCGTCGCGCGTGCTGCTCGTCGGCCTCGGCAAGCAGGATGCGTTCGGCCAGAAGGCGTACGGCGACGCGGCGAAGGCCGCATGGCGCGCGATTCTCGGCACGAAGATCGCACAGGTGACCTTTGCGCTCGCGCAACTGCCCATCAAGGATCGCTCGGCCGACTGGGCGGTACGCACGGCGATTCTCGCGCTGCGCGAACTGACCTACCGCTTCACGCAGATGAAGAGCAAGCCGGAACCCGCGCCGCGCGCGCTGCGCCGCGTGGTGTTCAGCGTCGACGCGGGCGACGAGAAGGCGGTGAAACTCGCCGCGAAGCAGGGCGCGGCGATCGCGAACGGCATGGACCTGACGCGCGACCTCGGCAACCTGCCGGGCAACGTCTGCACGCCCACGTATCTCGCGAACACCGCGAAGAAGCTCGCGCGCGACTGGAAGCTGAAGGTCGAGGTGCTCGGCGACCGCCAGATCGAGGCGCTGAAGATGGGCGCATTCCTCGCGGTCACGAAGGGTTCGGTCGAGCCGCCGCAGTTCATCGTGCTGCAGTACCAGGGCGGCGCTGCGAAGGCCGCGCCGGTCGTGCTGGTCGGCAAGGGCATCACGTTCGATACCGGCGGCATCTCGCTGAAGCCCGGCGAGGGCATGGACGAGATGAAGTACGACATGTGCGGCGCGGGCTCGGTGCTCGGCACGATCCGCGCGATCGCCGAGATGGGGCTGAAGCTGAACGTGGTCGGCATCATCCCGACCTGCGAGAACATGCCGGCCGGCAACGCGACGAAGCCGGGCGACATCGTGACCAGCATGGCCGGCCTGACCATCGAGGTGCTGAACACGGACGCGGAAGGCCGCCTGATCCTGTGCGACGCGCTCACGTATGCGGCGCGCTTCAAGCCGGCCGCGGTCGTCGACATCGCGACGCTGACCGGCGCGTGCATCATCGCGCTCGGCCATCACAACAGCGGCCTGTTCTCGAAGGACGACGCGCTCGCGGGCGAACTGCTCGACGCGTCGCGCGAGGCGGGCGACCCGGCGTGGCGCCTGCCGCTCGACGACGAGTATCAGGACCAGCTGAAGTCGAACTTCGCGGACCTCGCGAATATCGGCGGCCGTCCGGCCGGCAGCGTGACCGCCGCGTGTTTCCTGTCGCGCTTCACCGACGCGTATCCGTGGGCGCACCTCGACATCGCGGGCACCGCATGGAAGAGCGGCGCGGCGAAGGGCGCAACGGGCCGTCCGGTGCCGCTCCTCACGCAGTTCCTGATCGACCGCGCGGGCCAATGA